One region of Candidatus Thermoplasmatota archaeon genomic DNA includes:
- the fen gene encoding flap endonuclease-1 → MGVDIADIIPAKQIKLEDLGGRTVAIDAFNAIYQFLAIIRQPDGTPLRDSKGRTTSHLSGLVYRNANLLQMGIKPVYVFDGEPPKLKSETIAARSAIRREAEKEWKKALAAGDTEKARIKASQSSRLNKEMVDQSKELLELLGIPCIQAPGEGEAQASDMTRKGEVWATASQDFDSLLFGADRLVRNLTVSGRRRGRGGGPAIPELVLLDSALEALEVTREQLVDMAMLVGTDFNEGVRGIGPKKALHMIKKHGDIETVCEKEGFDVENVQRIREIFLEPLVSVDFSLEWSEPDEDGTVAYLRDGFDFSEDRVRKALCKMGEGRSLMKQKSLDQWF, encoded by the coding sequence ATGGGAGTCGACATAGCGGACATCATACCGGCGAAGCAGATCAAACTGGAGGACCTCGGGGGTAGGACCGTTGCCATCGACGCTTTCAATGCGATCTACCAGTTCCTCGCGATAATACGCCAGCCGGACGGCACTCCTTTGAGGGACTCGAAAGGAAGGACAACGTCCCATCTCTCGGGGCTCGTGTACAGGAACGCCAACCTGCTGCAGATGGGCATCAAGCCCGTGTATGTTTTCGACGGAGAACCGCCGAAGCTGAAGTCGGAGACGATCGCCGCAAGGAGCGCCATCAGGAGAGAGGCCGAGAAGGAGTGGAAGAAGGCGCTCGCAGCGGGAGACACGGAGAAGGCCAGGATCAAGGCATCTCAGTCCTCCCGATTGAACAAGGAGATGGTGGACCAGTCCAAGGAGCTCTTGGAGCTCCTCGGAATACCATGCATCCAGGCGCCCGGCGAGGGAGAGGCCCAGGCAAGCGACATGACGAGGAAGGGGGAGGTCTGGGCGACGGCCTCCCAGGACTTCGACTCGCTCCTCTTTGGCGCAGACAGACTAGTGCGCAACCTCACCGTTTCCGGGCGGAGACGGGGACGGGGGGGCGGTCCCGCCATTCCGGAGCTTGTCCTTCTCGATTCGGCGTTGGAGGCGCTCGAGGTCACGAGGGAGCAGCTCGTGGACATGGCGATGCTGGTGGGGACGGATTTCAACGAGGGCGTCCGAGGCATCGGCCCGAAGAAGGCCCTTCACATGATCAAGAAGCACGGCGACATCGAGACAGTGTGCGAGAAGGAGGGGTTCGACGTTGAGAACGTGCAACGCATCAGGGAGATCTTCCTCGAGCCGCTCGTCTCTGTGGACTTCTCCTTGGAATGGTCCGAGCCCGATGAGGACGGGACAGTCGCGTATCTCAGGGACGGATTCGACTTCTCCGAGGATCGGGTGAGAAAGGCCCTCTGCAAGATGGGGGAGGGCAGATCGTTGATGAAGCAGAAGAGCCTCGACCAGTGGTTCTGA
- the pyrI gene encoding aspartate carbamoyltransferase regulatory subunit — MRELRVTPIKNGTVIDHIPAGMALKVLKILGITEESSDSTVSVAMRVTSKKSTLKDIVKVEDRELLEKEVDKIALVAPNATINIIQNFNVKQKHKVELPEVAKGILKCGNPNCITNLREPVETEFVVVSKSPVRLRCVYCERDLENIVDAIT, encoded by the coding sequence ATGAGGGAGCTCAGGGTCACGCCGATCAAGAACGGCACCGTGATCGACCACATACCTGCGGGAATGGCGCTCAAGGTCCTCAAGATACTCGGGATAACGGAGGAGAGCTCCGACTCGACTGTCAGCGTGGCGATGCGCGTGACGAGCAAGAAGAGCACGCTCAAGGACATCGTCAAGGTGGAGGACAGAGAGCTGCTGGAAAAGGAGGTCGACAAGATTGCCCTTGTTGCACCTAATGCGACGATAAACATCATCCAGAACTTCAACGTGAAGCAGAAGCACAAGGTGGAGCTCCCGGAGGTCGCGAAGGGGATCCTGAAATGCGGGAACCCCAACTGCATCACGAATCTCAGGGAGCCCGTGGAGACGGAGTTCGTTGTCGTCTCCAAGAGCCCGGTCCGGTTGAGATGCGTCTACTGCGAGAGAGACCTCGAGAACATCGTGGACGCCATAACCTGA
- a CDS encoding DUF92 domain-containing protein: MLDWPIEVAIPTVAIVCGVLSFLAYRKEVLNKEGAATAFGVGFVIGVFGHIAWLILLLIFLLTSFAATRYKFALKEKKGVQEGVKGERGGANVVANGLVPAAIAFLPFIAQSMAVEPFPLEHTGIIFVSAIAVAAADTLASEIGVLSDRTYLITTLKRVPPGTNGGVSRLGNLSALAASAYTAVMGWVFLALLTDTMPMNPLVIVIPLVIGFVGCQIDSVFGATLETRGWLTKKTNNLLTVSIGAVLTWFVLHSNFFNWLMSLSV, translated from the coding sequence GTGTTGGACTGGCCAATCGAGGTCGCAATTCCGACGGTCGCGATCGTCTGCGGGGTCCTGAGCTTCCTGGCCTACCGCAAGGAAGTGCTCAACAAGGAGGGCGCCGCCACGGCCTTCGGAGTGGGCTTCGTCATAGGTGTCTTTGGTCACATAGCGTGGCTCATCCTCCTTCTGATATTCCTCCTGACCAGCTTCGCGGCAACGCGCTACAAGTTCGCGCTCAAGGAGAAGAAGGGCGTCCAGGAAGGCGTGAAGGGCGAGCGGGGAGGGGCGAATGTCGTCGCGAACGGGCTTGTACCGGCAGCGATAGCCTTTCTGCCGTTCATAGCCCAGAGCATGGCGGTCGAGCCCTTTCCCCTGGAGCATACTGGCATTATCTTCGTGTCGGCCATAGCGGTGGCCGCAGCGGATACTCTTGCGAGCGAGATCGGTGTCCTGAGCGACAGGACCTATCTGATCACAACGCTCAAGAGGGTCCCACCGGGGACGAACGGTGGCGTGTCAAGGCTCGGGAATCTCTCCGCGCTGGCCGCGTCAGCCTACACGGCGGTCATGGGCTGGGTGTTCCTCGCACTCCTCACGGACACGATGCCCATGAATCCGCTCGTGATCGTCATCCCGCTCGTGATCGGCTTCGTCGGCTGTCAGATCGATAGCGTGTTCGGGGCGACGCTGGAGACGAGGGGCTGGCTTACGAAAAAGACCAACAACCTCCTCACGGTGTCCATCGGGGCAGTTCTGACCTGGTTCGTGCTGCACTCCAACTTCTTCAATTGGCTTATGAGCCTTTCAGTCTAG
- the glmM gene encoding phosphoglucosamine mutase, whose amino-acid sequence MTRLFGTNGVRGVVNEMMTIGLATDLSRAIGTFFGGGNVAIGCDTRTSADMLKSASVSGLLSAGCSVIDLSIVPSPTLQLEVKNGDYSGGIIITASHNPPEFNGIKCVDAEGMEMDKAGEEAIEDIYFSKRFLTVGWEDYRNREEKVDAVNNYISSILGNVDVESVKRAKPKVVLDCANGAAYLSSPRLLERLGCETVLLNEVPDGTFPGHDSEPIQENLAELMEVVADSDAVLGIAHDGDADRSVFVDENGNYVPGDKSLALIAKRTVEEKSGGLVVTPVSSSSCVEEAVTKSGGEIRYTAVGSPIVARVMKATGAVFGGEENGGLIFPEHQYCRDGGMAAAKVIELMALSGERLSSLLQEVPVYHNLKKKIHCPNEIKSEVLEGLSSEFEGKEIDTTDGVKVLYPDGWILVRPSGTEPLFRVFAESKSQGRAKELADEGVRIITELIESRLKGS is encoded by the coding sequence ATGACCAGGCTCTTCGGGACGAACGGCGTCAGGGGTGTAGTGAACGAGATGATGACGATTGGCCTCGCGACCGACCTGAGCAGGGCCATCGGTACGTTTTTTGGCGGGGGCAATGTCGCCATCGGCTGCGACACGAGAACATCAGCGGACATGCTCAAGTCCGCGTCCGTATCCGGCCTCCTCTCGGCTGGCTGCTCCGTGATCGACCTCTCCATCGTGCCGTCCCCGACGTTGCAGCTGGAGGTGAAGAACGGCGACTATTCCGGCGGGATCATAATCACCGCCTCGCACAATCCTCCCGAGTTCAACGGAATCAAGTGCGTCGATGCCGAGGGTATGGAGATGGACAAGGCGGGCGAGGAGGCCATCGAGGACATCTACTTCTCGAAGCGATTTCTCACTGTTGGATGGGAGGACTACAGGAACCGCGAGGAGAAGGTCGACGCCGTTAACAATTACATCTCGTCCATACTGGGGAACGTGGACGTGGAGTCCGTCAAGCGGGCGAAACCTAAGGTCGTCCTCGACTGCGCGAACGGCGCCGCATACCTCTCCTCTCCTCGGCTACTCGAACGCCTGGGATGCGAGACGGTGCTGCTGAACGAGGTCCCGGACGGCACATTCCCCGGTCACGATTCGGAGCCGATCCAGGAGAACCTCGCCGAGCTGATGGAAGTCGTTGCGGACTCCGATGCGGTCCTCGGGATCGCGCACGATGGCGACGCGGACAGGTCCGTGTTCGTCGACGAGAATGGCAACTACGTCCCCGGGGACAAGAGCCTGGCGCTGATCGCGAAGAGGACAGTGGAGGAGAAATCAGGCGGGCTCGTTGTCACGCCAGTGAGCTCATCGAGCTGTGTCGAAGAGGCCGTGACGAAGTCTGGCGGGGAGATCAGGTACACGGCCGTGGGTTCTCCGATAGTCGCGAGGGTGATGAAAGCGACGGGCGCCGTCTTTGGCGGGGAGGAGAACGGCGGTCTGATCTTTCCAGAGCATCAGTACTGCAGGGACGGAGGCATGGCAGCGGCGAAGGTCATCGAGCTTATGGCTCTCTCCGGAGAGCGGCTGTCGAGCCTTCTGCAGGAAGTGCCCGTCTATCACAACTTGAAGAAGAAGATCCACTGCCCCAACGAGATCAAGTCCGAGGTCCTCGAAGGGCTCTCCAGCGAGTTCGAAGGAAAGGAGATCGACACGACCGACGGTGTGAAGGTACTCTACCCGGACGGTTGGATTCTCGTGAGGCCATCGGGGACCGAGCCGCTCTTCAGAGTGTTCGCGGAATCGAAATCACAGGGAAGAGCGAAGGAGCTCGCGGACGAAGGAGTGAGAATAATCACCGAACTGATCGAGTCTAGACTGAAAGGCTCATAA